Proteins encoded together in one Solanum lycopersicum chromosome 7, SLM_r2.1 window:
- the LOC101262630 gene encoding subtilisin-like protease SBT2.5: MGVIWCSVVIVLLFGILNVGKAEIYIVTVEGEPVISYKGGIDGFEATAAESDEKIDTTSESVTSYAQHLEKKHDMLLALLFDRGTYKKIYSYRHLINGFAAHISHEQAEILRRAPGVKSVERDWKVKRLTTHTPQFLGLPTGVWPTGGGFDRAGEDIVIGFIDSGIYPHHPSFASHNTEPYGPLPKYRGKCEIDPNTKKDYCNGKIIGAQHFAKAAKAAGSFNPAIDFDSPLDGDGHGSHTAAIAAGNNGIPVRMHGFEFGRASGMAPRARIAVYKALYRLFGGFVADVVAAIEQAVHDGVDILNLSVGPNSPPATTKTTFLNPFDATLLSAVKAGVFIAQAAGNGGPFPKTLVSYSPWIASVAAAVDDRRYKNHLTLGNGKVLAGLGLSPSTHPNRTFTMVAANDVLLDSSVAKYSPADCQRPEVLNKNLVKGNILLCGYSFNFVVGTASIKKVAETAKALGAAGFVLAVENASPGTKFDPVPVRIPGILITDVSMSMELVNYYNITTSRDWTGRVESFKSTGSIGNGLRPILHKSAPQVAVFSARGPNIKDYSFQDADLLKPDILAPGSLIWAAWAPNGTDEANYCGEGFALISGTSMAAPHIAGIAALVKQHHPHWSPAAIKSALMTTSSIIDRADRPLQAQQYSGSETLMLVPATPFDYGSGHVNPRAALDPGLIFDAGYQDYLGFLCTVPGIDAQEIKKFTHSPCNYTLGHPSNFNSPSIAVSHLVGTRIITRTVTNVAEEETYVVTARMAPEIAIETNPPAMTLRHGASRKFTVTLTVRSVKGAYSFGEVLLKGSRGHKVRIPVAAMGYDR, from the exons TGAATCAGTTACATCCTATGCCCAGCATTTGGAAAAGAAGCATGATATGCTTCTAGCTTTGCTATTTGACCGTGGGACCTACAAGAAAATCTACAGCTACCGTCATTTAATTAATGGCTTCGCAGCTCATATTTCACATGAGCAG GCAGAAATCCTCAGACGAGCTCCTGGTGTGAAGTCTGTGGAGAGAGATTGGAAGGTGAAGAGACTTACAACTCACACGCCACAGTTTTTGGGGCTTCCTACAGGAGTATGGCCGACAGGTGGTGGATTTGACCGGGCAGGCGAGGATATCGTAATAGGTTTCATTGACTCTGGCATCTATCCACACCATCCAAGTTTTGCAAGCCACAACACTGAGCCCTATGGACCACTTCCTAAATATAGAGGAAAATGTGAAATTGATCCTAACACCAAGAAAGACTATTGCAATGGGAAGATTATAGGTGCTCAACATTTTGCGAAAGCTGCAAAAGCAGCTGGTTCATTTAATCCTGCAATTGATTTTGATTCTCCTCTAGACGGTGACGGACATGGAAG CCACACGGCAGCTATCGCTGCTGGAAACAATGGGATTCCTGTCAGAATGCATGGATTTGAGTTCGGAAGAGCAAGTGGTATGGCACCTCGTGCGAG AATTGCTGTATACAAGGCACTATATAGGCTATTTGGAGGGTTTGTTGCAGATGTAGTTGCCGCTATTGAACAG GCTGTTCATGATGGTGTGGACATTCTTAATCTCTCAGTGGGGCCAAACAGTCCACCAGCAACTACAAAGACAACATTTTTGAACCCTTTTGATGCTACTCTTCTTTCAGCTGTGAAAGCCGGTGTATTTATTGCACAGGCTGCTGGAAACGGAGGTCCTTTCCCCAAAACTTTGGTGTCTTATAGTCCATGGATAGCATCAGTGGCTGCTGCAGTTGATGATCGTAGATACAAAAATCATTTGACATTAGGAAATGGGAAAGTCTTAGCTGGACTCGGTCTATCAC CTTCCACACATCCGAACAGGACATTCACTATGGTAGCAGCAAATGATGTTCTTTTGGATTCGTCGGTTGCTAAGTATAGTCCTGCTGACTGTCAAAGGCCAGAAGTTTTAAACAAGAATTTGGTGAAGGGTAACATCCTTCTTTGTGGCTATTCTTTCAATTTCGTAGTTGGCACAGCATCGATTAAAAAAGTTGCGGAAACAGCAAAAGCTCTTGGCGCAGCTGGCTTCGTTCTTGCTGTAGAAAATGCTTCACCAGGAACAAAATTTGACCCAGTTCCTGTTAGAATTCCTGGGATTCTTATAACAGATGTTTCCATGTCAATG GAGCTTGTAAACTACTACAACATCACCACTTCAAGAGATTGGACTGGACGTGTTGAGAGCTTTAAATCAACAGGAAGCATTGGGAATGGGTTGAGGCCGATACTCCACAAATCTGCACCTCAAGTTGCTGTCTTCTCTGCTAGAGGGCCTAATATCAAAGATTACAGCTTTCAAGATGCTGATCTCCTGAAACCCGATATACTGGCTCCTGGTTCTCTTATTTGGGCTGCCTGGGCTCCCAATGGGACAGATGAAGCCAACTATTGTG GTGAAGGATTTGCATTGATCTCTGGAACTAGCATGGCAGCACCCCATATAGCAGGAATAGCAGCCCTTGTCAAGCAGCACCACCCTCATTGGAGTCCTGCTGCTATTAAATCAGCATTGATGACAACTTCATCAATCATTGATAGGGCGGATAGACCACTTCAAGCACAACAGTATTCTGGATCTGAGACCTTGATGCTTGTTCCAGCTACTCCATTTGACTATGGAAGTGGACATGTTAATCCTAGAGCAGCTCTGGATCCCGGACTCATTTTTGATGCAG GTTATCAAGATTATTTGGGGTTCTTGTGCACTGTGCCTGGAATTGATGCTCAGGAAATAAAGAAGTTCACACATTCCCCATGCAACTACACCCTTGGTCACCCATCAAATTTCAACTCACCCTCAATTGCAGTTTCACACCTTGTGGGAACACGAATAATCACACGTACAGTGACAAATGTTGCTGAGGAAGAAACATATGTTGTAACAGCAAGAATGGCTCCAGAAATTGCCATTGAAACTAATCCTCCTGCAATGACTTTAAGGCATGGTGCATCAAGGAAATTCACGGTAACTCTCACTGTCCGATCAGTAAAAGGAGCCTATAGTTTTGGAGAGGTTTTACTGAAAGGTAGCAGAGGTCACAAAGTCAGGATCCCTGTTGCAGCTATGGGTTATGATCGATAG
- the LOC101262931 gene encoding uncharacterized protein codes for MEEQSFFTNFLVNLRSSCKYYTGYPKDLGPSKVIHFTSEREFVQLLHQGYPVVVAFTIKSNYSKHLDKVFEESAAEFYPHVKFLRVECPKYPGFCITRQKTEYPFVEIFHSPEQAAAQGKVADPNITKYSVKVLPFNYDLSAYGFREFFKRHGIRSSDSN; via the exons ATGGAGGAACAATCATTCTTTACCAACTTCCTTGTCAACCTTCGTTCCTCTTGCAA GTATTACACAGGCTATCCTAAAGATCTTGGGCCATCGAAGGTTATTCACTTTACCTCGGAAAGGGAATTTGTCCAACTTCTTCATCAAGGATACCCGGTAGTCGTTGCATTTACGATCAA GAGTAACTACAGCAAACATCTTGACAAAGTTTTTGAGGAGTCTGCAGCCGAGTTTTATCCACATGTAAAATTTTTACGT GTCGAATGCCCAAAGTACCCAGGGTTTTGCATAACAAGACAAAAGACGGAATATCCATTTGTAGAGATATTTCATAGTCCAGAACAG GCAGCTGCTCAGGGAAAGGTTGCTGATCCTAATATTACCAAATACTCTGTCAAAGTTTTACCT TTCAACTATGATCTAAGTGCTTATGGATTTCGTGAGTTCTTCAAACGACATGGAATCCGATCATCAGATTCAAATTAA
- the LOC101265450 gene encoding oxysterol-binding protein-related protein 4C — MVIEREVGPRVFLTAPLSLEEESDVADYRAPNLLQRILSLFSSVRPGSDLTRIQLPPLFNLPKSQLQCYGESVYCINNDMLSKCGKGENSLERLKSVVGWSISTLRPLMFGVAPYNPILGETHHVSKASLNVLLEQVSHHPPVTALHATDDKENIEMIWCHNPVPKFYGTKIETEVHGKKVLRLLNKQENYVMNSPKLVIKLLPYPGVDWIGNVTIKCEESDLQADLCYKGASLLSNKGYRSIKGKIFVTSTSKTICEINGHWDRSVTTKDISTGKVNEIYNAKESLSGMKTPIVKDPKVVMPSESTFVWAEVSQSILTRNWDKAKQSKAIIEEKEREFAKERKSKSENWIPKHFRVSYSKELGWESTPNERWVPQAPIIVPT, encoded by the exons ATG GTTATAGAAAGAGAGGTGGGGCCTAGGGTTTTTCTAACAGCACCCTTATCATTGGAGGAGGAATCAGATGTGGCTGACTACAGAGCACCTAATCTGCTCCAACGAATTTTAAGCCTTTTCAGCAGTGTACGGCCAGGATCTGATCTCACACGTATTCAg CTACCTCCATTATTCAACCTCCCAAAATCACAGCTACAATGTTATGGGGAATCAGTGTATTGTATCAACAATGACATGTTAAGCAAGTGTGGAAAAGGGGAGAATTCACTTGAAAGGTTGAAATCAGTGGTGGGTTGGAGCATATCCACTTTGAGGCCTTTGATGTTTGGTGTGGCTCCATATAATCCTATTCTTGGTGAGACTCATCATGTCTCCAAAGCCTCTCTCAATGTTCTCTTGGAACAG gtgTCCCATCATCCACCAGTGACTGCTCTTCATGCAACTGATGACAAAGAGAATATTGAAATGATATGGTGCCATAATCCTGTCCCAAAGTTCTATG GTACAAAAATTGAAACCGAGGTACATGGAAAAAAGGTGTTGAGGCTtctaaataaacaagaaaattatGTAATGAATTCACCAAAATTGGTGATTAAACTTCTACCATATCCTGGTGTTGATTGGATTGGAAATGTAACAATTAAGTGTGAAGAAAGTGATCTTCAAGCTGATTTATGTTACAAAGGAGCTTCTTTATTAAGCAACAAAGGATATAGATCAATTAAAGGCAAGATTTTTGTGACTTCAACTTCAAAGACAATTTGTGAGATCAATGGACATTGGGATAG AAGTGTGACTACTAAGGATATAAGCACAGGAAAAGTGAATGAGATATACAATGCAAAGGAATCTCTATCTGGAATGAAGACTCCAATTGTGAAAGATCCAAAg GTTGTTATGCCAAGTGAATCAACATTTGTATGGGCAGAAGTGAGTCAATCAATCCTAACAAGAAATTGGGATAAAGCAAAGCAATCAAAGGcaataattgaagaaaaagaaagagaatttgcaaaagagagaaaatccaaatctgaaaattggatTCCAAAACATTTTAGAGTATCATATAGTAAAGAATTAGGGTGGGAGTCCACACCAAATGAGAGGTGGGTCCCACAAGCTCCAATTATTGTTCCTACTTGA